The nucleotide window TGAGTTTTTGCTGTTCTTTCTGCAATCAGATATGTTCATGGAACGTGCCATTGCAATATCGGTCGGCTCTCTTTCACCGACAATCAACTGGACTACTCTGTGCATTCAAGAATTCCCTCTCCCCCCTATTGAGGAGCAGAAGCGTATCGCAGAAATCCTATGGGCGGCAGATGAAGTGATTGAGGAATGGAGCAAGAGCATAATGAACTTAGAGACTATTGTTACACAGATAGCCTTTGCCTACTTTAAATATTCGGGGTATGAAGTCCAAACTTTGAGGTCTCAAGTGTCAGAGTCGGCTTATGGTCCAAGATTCAGTAGTAGTAAATATTCTAACAGTGGCGCTTTAGGACAAATAAGAACTACTGATATATCTGAGGATGGCACAATAAACTACTCGACTGTACCGTTAGCAAACTTGGATGTTGAGGATTACAAATTTCATATTCTTAGGACAGATGACTTATTGATTTCTCGTAGTGGTACTTGTGGTGTAGCGTGTGTTTTCAAAAAACAGTCTCTGCCTATGCTTCCTGGGGCATTCCTGATTAGATTCCGACTAAAGGAGTCATTAAATTCTGAATTTGCCAAAGAGTATTTCAACTCTCAGGTTGGTCGCGCTCACACTGCCAAATTGTCTCAAGGCGGGGTGCAGAATAACCTCCGTGGGTCGACCCTTCTTCAGCAGTTTCTTCCTGTACCACCAATCCAAACACAAATGACTGTAGTAGATACTTTCTGCTTGCTGAGGAAAGAACTTAAACTTCTTTGGGAGCACAGA belongs to bacterium and includes:
- a CDS encoding restriction endonuclease subunit S, with amino-acid sequence MSKHYLKPGWRIVKFGDIAQNVAIRVDPSEAKTDIYVGLEHLDPETLHLRHWGHPSDVTGQKLAFKKGDVIFGRRRAYQRKLAVAEFDGICSAHAMVIRAKPKMILPEFLLFFLQSDMFMERAIAISVGSLSPTINWTTLCIQEFPLPPIEEQKRIAEILWAADEVIEEWSKSIMNLETIVTQIAFAYFKYSGYEVQTLRSQVSESAYGPRFSSSKYSNSGALGQIRTTDISEDGTINYSTVPLANLDVEDYKFHILRTDDLLISRSGTCGVACVFKKQSLPMLPGAFLIRFRLKESLNSEFAKEYFNSQVGRAHTAKLSQGGVQNNLRGSTLLQQFLPVPPIQTQMTVVDTFCLLRKELKLLWEHRFRSVGLAKHLCNEMISPMMELSNV